Below is a window of Octopus sinensis unplaced genomic scaffold, ASM634580v1 Contig10331, whole genome shotgun sequence DNA.
GTACTGTTGAGAGTTCTGGAGGAAGAGACGCAGTCTCCACTAGATTTTCCCTATAAACTCCTTCATTTTCCCAGTGTTCACTCTGAGTGAATGATTCGTCAGTGACCACGCTTTTATGCTCATTAGAGATCATAATGCTTGCAGTTTTCGGCCGCCTCTTTCTTGTCTGAATTGATTCTTTTCGGAGAGACAGCGGGCGGTTAGACTGcaagcacatgaaaaacaacgtTTCACATTATGCAGCTTTTTATAGAGTCCGCAAGCATTGCAAACTGATTCACCACTGCTGGTCCTCCTCCACAAACTCGTTTTGGTCGTTCCACAATTCGTACatgtgttgttgttcttcttgacTATCTAACACTGTTTGAATAACTCGCACCCTTTTTCTGGTAGATCTACACAGAATTGACTGATCTCCCATGCCGCAGTGAGGACAAATCAACATTCTGCTTTCTTGATTGTAAACCAGCCCGACTCCCTTGCATAGGCCACAGAATCCGGTTGGTCTCTGCTCCCTCTCATACATGATATCTATGATGCATGTTGCATTAGGCGTACGCTGTTCTTGTCCTGTCTGCGCAAACCAATTAAAGTTCGAAGTGTGGTCACCATATCTGCCAATGACTACGCAACTGAACCTGCTCGGGTCAGGAATCAGTGACCCTCTTAGTTGGTTGTAGGGGCTTTTACTAATGGGACTCCATATCCCTTTGCTGTTTGTCTCATGAAAGGGACTGATTCTAGATTCAAAGGTTTCTTGTGCACTTGTCATATTCGCCACTGTCCACTGGGCATATATAATAAAAGACTAACTCTATTGTCCCAATAATTATGCAATCCCGAGTGATTCATTTCGTTGTCTTAAATCTAGAGCAAGATGCCAAACATGTGGTATAGAGGGGGTGATTTAATTGGCTGACGTAGTGCTCTGTGGGAGTGCACTGTTCATGTTTACAAGTCTCAATGGAGTGACCTCGATTGAATTGCCACAAATTGTAGTCGTTGTTGGGCTGACTGGAGTCTCCCTGATTAATCTAGTAAGTGGTGATAATAAACGCCGTAGGTAAGATATTCTAAACTTTATCGCTAACTCAAAGATATATTTTAATCTCTAGCAGCTATATGATATGAATAATACAGGCATGTCTTATCTCGTAGTTTTATCGACGTTTTTATCCTTTTAAATGCACGCGATAAACCGTCCATTCCTTATCTTCGGTGCCTCCAAGTATACAACTGATGAACAAGTAACATTTAATCTCAAAATAACACATTATAGTGATATATTTCGAATTAGTGtgcaatttcaaatataattcttagtttctatttatttgtggTGTCTTATCTTATCGAGTTCTAATTAGATTGATTGTACTAGTCGATAAATCCTTACCATACTTTTTTCGGGAAATAACCCAATTGCAGGGAAAAACTGTTGAATTAAGGAACCCAACTTTACAACCGAGTTCTTACTGCCCATAACTCGTGATAACAAGACCTACATTCAACTCAAAATACTAATCAAGTATCTCATAAAAACTTGTCTAAACGACGTGAGTCTTTTTAACACGGAAAAAAACTCGAATGACCCGAACAACGTCACATGGCATTGCAAAGCTCAAAACTCCAGAGCCCAGACTCAATTATCCCACCGAGCTATAAAACGTTTAAAAAAGCAGCACTACGGGTAAATTGGCAAATAAGTGCCAAGCTTTTCCTTGTGCCAGCCACACAGTTTTAGAACGTTTACATTCATGTTtaacatattaattaatattattttgttctCTAATAAGACCACTGACGTATCTTTATTCTTTGCCTCTTTCAAATCAGAATCAGAAATTTATTCCAAAGACCACcgttaaccaaaagaaaaaactaaCTAGGTGATCCCGACGAATTTGATCATTGCTCTCAGCTTCGCTCTGTGCTGCTCTCTTGAGCCCACACAAGATCGTTGAGGGCGGATCGTTTCTTTATACCATTGATTCCCTTTTGTATTCTTCTCAATGAGAGTTTCGAAAGAGATTGGTGGTTTGATAGCTTCACCTGTATACCACCTTTCGGTAACTTTGAAAGCTCTTTTCTGGGTTGCGGAGATTTTAAGATGTTTGTATTCGAAATCAGTGGCCCCCATGAGGCACAAACATATGAGATACATGGTTCGATATACTGTGAGTAGAGTGTTTTAAGTATAGGGTGATTTCCCATTTTCCATAGACCAGTTAGGCATTTCAGGAGgttgattttcttttcaattgaATAGGAAAGGTGATAATAATGAGCCCTGGGGTACACCATTTGGGAATAGACGGGAAATGAAACGAATGTTTCCAAAGCATACTCTTCCTCTTCGACCGCTGAGGAAGTTAATCAACCAGAGCTTGAGGTCTTCAGGGATGTTTGATTGGTAGATTTTCAGCTAGGTTTTTTCTAGCCACAGCGTCGAAGGCTTTGTGGATATCCAGCGAACAAAGTACAGTTTTCTGATGTCTTGGCTTGCACGAAATGCCAGAACGGATAAAGTTAGTCAAGGAGCTAAGAAAGCTTTCAATAATAAAGTAGTCTTGAATGCAAGTCAATCCCTCGGTTGCTTTCTGAATTACGTCTTTACTGAAACAACTAAGAATCGACATTTCATTGAAGAGAGTGGAATGAGAGAGTATCCATGTGTTAAGTTTATGCAACACTGCTCTTTTCTTGATGGACAACAAATAGGCTGGCAAAAGAGAATTCACTATTTATTGTATAAATTACATTTTAGACATTAGATCGTGTTAGCAATGTTATGAGGATCGAATAAGACGACACAGCGAAATACTCACATCGTCTGCCAGTTTTAACAGATTTGAATTGCAGACTGCGACATTAAACATGCTCGACAACCGTTCTCCTGTCTATCTATGGCCACCCTTTCCCCCCAAGGATAGTCGAATTGGAAATTTACTCGAGTCTGACCGACATGACGTGCAAAATAAACTTGCAAAAGAAGGGTCTTGAGTTGCTTTATTTGCTTCTCGAGTTTGGCATTCTCCATACTCATCACTTTGATCGTGTTCAGATTGGTGTCGAGGGGGCACTCAATATCCCCAACATCATCCTCCTCATTGAGTGTCTTCTAAAAGTCTGCATTTGCTCGTACGTTAATCACCGGCGGGTgcatttcagtcatttcactctGTAAGGGGTATTCCATTGAGCAGGGACATATCAAATCGAGAGTGGACGCCCGCAGTTTATACCTGGGCATATTAGTGAGGTGTACTGGTCAATCTCGACTGTCCCCGGCCTCCCCATCGTGAACGATTTGTTGCCTTTCCTGGCAGCGAACTTGTTCTTGACAATTTtgtaatattctttcatttttttccttgttgATATCTGAAATGAGAGGAGAGGAGACTTTTTTGGAATGGACGGTCATTTGATGGTTCAGCTCGTGTTTGGGGGACGTGTTCCCTTGGAGGCAGCACTCCTTGCACAAATTGTAGTTCtgacaacacaaacatttgaatCTGCACTCTCATCACTCTCTGTCCAACTTTATTCCCTGGATAGGCTTGAGATGACAGACTTTGCAGATAACTCGGTGTTCCATGTTATAGGACTGTCCAAGGTGGCAGAGACTCTCCAACCAGGCAGTCATGTGCATGTCTTTCCTTGCCCACTCGTAGTACTCTTGGCAAGTGACGTCCGTATTCTACGCTTAGAGGGTCATGGTATACTTTGGAGGAGAGTTTATCGAATACTTGGTCCACTTTGGAAACATTGAAGCTGCACTCCTCCCCCAGAAGTTGTGCAATGTTGGCGAGATAGCCCATCAGTCGCCCAAAGTCCTGTCTCTTCATCACCCCTCCCGTGTCTCGTGTGAATATTTGGAAAATGGCTTATGTCAGAGGTGAGGTGTACTCTTGTGCATTATGTGGATGTTTCTCACGCAGAACACAATCAACGTCAGTTTGAAGGCGTCAACGTCGATTTTGTTGGACGATTTGCTATCCGTGCGGGTGGGGACGAACCTTCCAGATACAAGGACTACCAGGTTGAGTATCCTGTCCACAAAATCAAAGACGTCGGTCTCAATTGCACTATTCTCCTTCAAATGACAGTGCACTCTCGTCAGAACGTGGATTATTTCCTCCACGTCCATCGTGTTCATGGAGGGGTCCAAGTCGAATAGATCGATAAAGTCCGAATATTTAAGGGAGGCCACTGACATGTCACAAATGTCCTCTACCAGCCAATTCCTCCGCTACAAAGTTCACCTTTTCGCCCATCCGCCACGCAGAATAAACAAGATTGTTGAACTTGGCTACACGCCATGAGGAAAACAAGGAGCAACCACTCAGGGCGACTATTTCCATCAGACGAGGGTTAATCCACTGGTTGTCCCCCGTTTTTAAAGAACAGTAGTAGGGAATTCCCTCCGTCGTAGAAAACCGTCTCCAATCGGAATAAAGATCCTCCGAGATTTGTATTTCTTCGACTGACTCCTTGATGTCTGACCCGCCCGGGACATCCGAATCCGAAAGTGTGTCCAAATACTGATGATGGAAAAGGTGTGATACCTCGTCTTGCACCTTCCTATCGAAGTATGCATTGGAAAGCGACTCGCATTGCATAGTGAAATGAGGGGCGGACAAATAGCGAACTTATAAGGACGTAACCACAATTATTCGCATTCGCGCGATAAATCATTCTCGATTGCACAATCACTCTCTTGCGGTCGACTTGCTGACCTGGGTTTATTGGTTGCGTGGAGACGTGCACTTTGCTTGCGTCACCACTaattgtacttatttaattgaatgaGACAAACAAAAACGACAGTAAAAATGATCAACACATTTTGTAATTGACTCGAGTGCGATCAGCCCGACAGTGGTTGCCATGAAAGTCAGTCTCAATAAGAATATCCAAGTCCCTCTGCACATGGAAGGGGAGAATACCTTATTGGTCTtggaataggagagagagaacTTGCCGAAAATATTCTCACCCTCGTTGACAGTCAAATACTGTGGGAGATAGAAGACAGTCTGCTTCCAATGGGTGGGGTTGGAGTTGGGGCCTACTCGATCAGTCTCCTCCCCAACCTGTGGATATGTGCATCTTCTTGTGGCACTTGGAGAAGAGGACAGTGAAGTAGGTCACGTAGGCGTGCATGTAATCACTTCTCTTGGCACTCAATTTAAAAGTGGTCTCCCAAGTCAAGTCCTCGATCTTGACAGTCTTCAAATCGACTTGTTTGAGGAGAGCCACGTCGGTGAAGACCTGTTCCCGGTTGACCACGTCGACGAGGGGCTCTTTGATGGCGACTTGTCGGATGGAGGACATGTTGAAGCCATAGACGTCATCCCACCAGTTGATCTTGTCGTCCATATACACCATGTCCTCAATCCCCACAATGAACAACTGGGCAATGTCGGGGAAGATGAGTCCGTCCGCCCTCAACCACCGATCCCTCGCATGCAGCACAGTGGGGAGCATGCACTCGTAGAACAGACAATACCCCATCCACTCTGATATTATTATGTCCACCTCCTCCACTCCCTCCGGTAGTTCCCCCACCTCCTCCACCCGCGAGTGCACGAATTTGATTACTGCCAATTAGGGAGGACACGTGCCCTTGTCAAAGTTGTTGTCCATCACGATTTGCCGGGCGTGGTGGATTATGTTCGAGTTCTCGATCTACGCTCGTTCTCCATCAAACATACCCCAATCACCAGGCGGGCCCCTGCTTGAGCGGCGAACATGCAGAGGATTCCTGTGCCCGACCCCACGTCAAGCACCACTTTGTCTTTGAATAAATGCGTGTTCTGGCAAATGGCATTCCGGTACCCCAATGTCCGCACTTTATCTTTTAGCATTTCCTGCACTTATTAACACACATTACTTCGTGAATCCCAAAATACGAGTACGACTCGAAATAGTAATCTGACTGGGAATCCGCCATAAGTTCACCACCAGGCCACAAcgtgataaaattattatttatttaaacaaataagTTATTGCACTTTCTCATTTTTCTAATCAATCCCAACTAAGCTTTCCCGAGGGGAGTTTTGACAAACTGTGTGAGTTTGTAATGGCAATAAATTAGTTGCTTAGGAACAATGAAATCAGCATGTGACGACCGATATGTTTTAGTGAGGAAAAGACTCGACCAGCTGGGTTACCGGCAACCCCTGGGAATCGAATCCCTTCCTCTCGTGGAAAAACTATTCGGGGATCTGATAGCGACGACGGAGTGTCTCAAAGTGATTGACTCACTCATTCCAGTCGACCAAGACAATGCCCGTTGTCCCCACTCCCCTCCCCCAGTCCGGAGACCAGTCGGAGTACCTCAAGTGCGAGAACAAACGACTGACCAAAGTCCACGCAGAACTGGAACAAAGACATCTGAAAAGCAACGAAAACTGCGAAAAGAAGCTGCAAGGTAGACAGGTTGTGGATAGTCAGAATTCCGCGCTTCTTTACGCAAATTGCAGCACGAAAACAGCGACTTGAAGTTCCTGAACAACCAGTACATGTACAGACTGAAGCAGATGGAGAAGGACGGGGAGGACAAACTAAAGAAACTGATGAATTACCAAGACAGGTTCAACGAGGCGGCCATTCACAG
It encodes the following:
- the LOC115228326 gene encoding LOW QUALITY PROTEIN: protein arginine N-methyltransferase 1-like (The sequence of the model RefSeq protein was modified relative to this genomic sequence to represent the inferred CDS: substituted 1 base at 1 genomic stop codon), whose product is MADSQSDYYFESYSYFGIHEIENSNIIHHARQIVMDNNFDKGTCPPXLAVIKFVHSRVEEVGELPEGVEEVDIIISEWMGYCLFYECMLPTVLHARDRWLRADGLIFPDIAQLFIVGIEDMVYMDDKINWWDDVYGFNMSSIRQVAIKEPLVDVVNREQVFTDVALLKQVDLKTVKIEDLTWETTFKLSAKRSDYMHAYVTYFTVLFSKCHKKMHISTGWGGD